In Festucalex cinctus isolate MCC-2025b chromosome 1, RoL_Fcin_1.0, whole genome shotgun sequence, the sequence cgccgccgccaccgccaccaccaCTTCGACAAACGTCGCCTTAGACTTTCAGTCTCTTTGTAGTCCTCCTCACTACCACCACTCACACAGGTTGCAGCATTGTACCAGAATGCAGTGACACAGCAAACGCTCGTGTACTCTCACCTTGTGTTGCTTCACACTTCACAGAATGTATTTACAAATATGACTTATGGTATTGAACAACTTGTTGATGATGGTATTAATGTAATTGTGGATTTTGAGACCTCATTCGAGCACTGAACAGTGAACACACTTATAATCTGCAATATCCACTTCCATGTTCCTTGCTATGTTGTTACTGCACTGTTCTTAAATCTGATACATAgcatttttttaacactataCTCATTGATTGTAATGCCTtcacatgtgggaaaggagagcaacAGTCAATGATTTCACTTTTCAGCTTTTTATTGAAGGGCTGGACAACAATAAGACTGAGCACACCTGCACTGAAGCTGTTGTTGGCCTCTGCTCACGTCCATACGCGTACTCCCTTACATCGCAGTAAACTGCACCTggccccgcctcttaaaggcacatgCATGTACACAGACCTGAAAAACTACCTGTTTTTTTCTATACATGTTATGcctgcattttttgtttgtttacgatGTGTTTAACAGTATGCTTACAACAATGTTTTGTTCCCAGGGCGACTTAAAGTGAGCAAATTTTTTCCTAATTTGTAACATGTTTCACGAACCCATGTTAACAGAGGAGCAAGGTCATaattaaagtcaaaattttatGAAATTGAAAACACTTGCAGGCCATAAATAATGTCAAGTTCAGCACTACCTCGCTGTGTCATCTTGTGCTATGTGACCAATGACCATGTATGTAGTTTTGTGCCACTCGGTAAACTATTTTATTGCACACTCAAACTGCTGTATGTCATAACCTTGTATTTGACTAAGCTTTATTAATTGGGAAAACTATACAGAATTGAAATGATAATCTGTATCTTTGAAGCAGGAAACGTGTGGGTGTTGAACCCTTTCACTGGgaaaagtgcagctgattcaaCAGCGTGCACCTCTGCCCATTTCCTGCATCTGTCATAATTGATTTAGAAAAGACCATCACTTGTCACACAATCCTGCTCACTAACAACCTGCCAAAAAATATCGACGACAACATTATAAATGGTAACTAATTAGTTTGACTTGATAACTCTGAGCATATATTAGAAACAAAATATGAATTGGACATCTTTTGGTCCttgttaaatcaatattaatgtcAACATGTTGAATTCAACATCCATGTCTCCTTTCTTGCATCTTTGTCCAGGCCCATGAAGACAGCAGGGAAAGCGTGACGTCTCTTCCACGTCGAGACACCATGGGCAGCTTCCTTCCCGACAGCAGCGCCTACCAGTTGCTTGCTGTTATTGGTAGGCCCTTCTCCTCATTTTATTAGTACAGTGAACAGCTGCTATCAGAGGTTGAAAGACATCAAGCTCTGCCGCAAATCGTGAAAATCCTTAAGTTATAAATAGCTTCATACTGCACTGTAATTGTATGGATGCCGCAAGGTTGGGGCAAATATGATCCTCAACTAATTCCAACATAATTCCTTGGCGCCAAGGTGGCCAGAGCACAGCTaacaggtgatttttttttttttaattgtttttattattattattattattattttgaatagGCAAATGTCGAACTGCTAATATGCAGAGGTTCAGTGTACAGTCATATTTCAAGTTAGAACCACCTCAACAAATCACTGGAAGGATCATTTGAGTGACACTTGATAGTTCAACAGGTCAAGGCCTGGACCACCTGATGACGGTCAACCGGGCCGAGTACAGACCCACCGGGGAGCACGTGGCCATACGACGCATCGACCTGGAGTCATGTACTAACGACATGGTCGCCTACCTGCAGGTCAGCGGTAGGGATGTAGCGATATCCaaaatcacgatacaatataAACATGATTTGAaagtcacgatacaataatgatcacgatattgtgtggaagttggcgatacaaaaaaaggccacaatattgcaaaaacaaaacaaaacaagagcttatactaaaaaaaattgtcctaTTGTACATAATGCATATACACAACCTACAGTCTCTAATTACACttgatattgaggcacttacttgctaatgcatgcacacattgtgttcctccacatattgacttgcttcacaagcatattacgtgccccttcatctgacctttAACGTGGATTTTTAACATAGAAGggcaaaacatgctttgtgaaaattaaactgcgctaaaaaaaactagcaacaaggggtgctagaactgcacaaatggaaatcaacctgactttttctttttatttcttttttcttttcttttttttttttaacagattgctgcttttaatattgtggcagctttaatatcgcaatatcatgatattgccataACTCAAGACAAGCCTTGGAGTTTTTAACCGCTTTAGTGTCACCCCCGCAGGCCGAGTTGCACGTGTCCAAGTTGTTTCACCATCCCAGCATTTTGCCATACAAGAGTGTCTTCATTGCTGAGAATGAGCTGTGGGTCATCACCCCCTTCATGGCTTATGGTGAGGTGCTGGTATTTGGATAACAATTCTGCTTTAAGATCACATgccgacattttttttctccttttttcctCCTCAGGCTCGGCCAGAGAGATCGTTAGCACATATTTCCCTGACGGCATGAGTGAGCTCACCATTGCTTACATCCTATTGGGCATCCTCAAAGCGCTGGAGTACATCCACCAAATGGGATATGTACACAGGtacttggatggatggatggatggatggatggattctgtCTACTATCGCAAGAGGAAAATTGAGTGTCCAGAAAAAGTACTATATAAATCTGATGACTTATTATTGTTGTCATTACTAATTCAATTGTCGCAGCAGCAACATCAACACATCTGCATTCGTATTAATAATATTCCATAACATCCTGTGAATTACACACACACCCCTGTGTAAGGTACTGGTAGATATCTAAACAATGTGaaaattttttgtttcttattaTAAATCCCCTCTATTATAGCCCCACCTCCATTCAACTCTCATTAAaaagagatgaaaaaaaattaagctgTTTCATGCTGATACCTGTTAACTAAATTATTAACAGTACAATGAGTGCAAAGTGGGAAATATAAGTGATAGTGATATCTAACAACATAATAAATTGTAGTCGAGCCATGTATAAAGTGTATGAAGCATCTACTGTTGCATAGTATGTCAGCAAAACAATgttacacttaaaacaaaaaggaGAGGAATTAAAtccattaaataataaaatgacacaATTTACTCACATTCTGCAGTCATAATGAGTGCAATTTAAAAGGTGATTTAAATATCAACATTACAGTATATAGTGTAGTGGAACACATAACATCATGTAAAATTAATCCAGTGCATAGTCGCAAGAATGTATTCATCTCACATGCACAATCTAGAGTGTAGAGTTACTGACAAGCATTGTTATCTTACTGTGTTTCCTAGTTAACTGTAATATATATGCTGTATATGACATCACAcgtttttaacaaaattttatCTGGCGTGCAGGAGTGTGAAAGCCAGTCACGTGCTGATTGCCGCCGACGGCCAGGTGCGCATGTCTGGACTTCGCAGCATCTTCAGCTTAATCCGACATGGTCAGCGGGCCAAGGTAGTGCACGACTTCCCGCAGAACAGCAACAAGGTGCTTCCATGGCTCAGTCCTGAGGTGCTGCAACAGGTACGCAAAATCACTTGAGCTCAGGGATTctcaaacagttttttttcaaacatttatttaggtaCTGTTTTTCATTAACTTAGGTGCAATGCCTTTGAATTGAATCATTGTTTAGGTATAGTTTGAAATTTTGCTGTACTGTATTTAGGTTAATAGGCAATGTTTAGGTAATATTCAAATTAGGCGTAATGGTGCAGTTGCTTGGAATGACGTTAAATATCTCAGTCTTGCTTTTGGTGCAGAGTGCAGATGAAGTGATTTGAAGATAAAGATGCATTCatttaaattcacattttggatgggaggaaaaagcagaaaattccTAAATTGGAAATTACAGTTGGCTTAAATGGGGACACACCGAATCCAAAAAATTGAACTACAGTAAAAGAATAACAATAGCAGTTGGGATCTACTTTGTAATGTCTTTATTTTAATCCGGGCCATTGAGCATTTACATTACAAAGAGGCCTGTTATATTTCTTGTATTATGATTATATTTCCCGCCCTAaatttattaatcaaaatgcacagtattaattCATGATTTTAAGCATATTAAGCTAATAAATTATTgcttaaaaatttatttattatacataatagtaaaatgaatttttttttttttacatatacctTACCTTTTTTGGGTGGCGCAGTGAACAAGCACTTAGTGCCCAGAGAAGCCTATGCATGCATGGGGAGAACAtttaaactccacacaggaaggctggagcctgaaACTCCCTCTTACATCTCAGGCAGATGTTCTAAATACTGTTTTGATccgaatccatccattttcattgtGGATAATTGTGTTAGGGTTCACCATTTGAACAGACATCTTCTTGAAGCTCTGACTGCAAATCCCAGACATGCATGAAAGTCAGCTCAATGAGCCTCTACATTGTCAACGCACCCTCTTAATTGTTTTCTTGtatgattattttccccttccaGAACCTGCAGGGCTATGACTTTCGCTCAGACATCTACAGCCTGGGCATCACAGCGTGTGAGCTAGCTAACGGACACGTCCCCTTTAAGGACATGCCGGCTACGCAAGTAAGAGGATGATGTTGGACTTCTCACAAAAGACTGCAACTTGCTAACATTTTTCTCTGGAGCAGATGTTGCTGGAGAAGCTAAACGGGACAGTGCCATGTTTGCTGGACACCACCACCATCCCACCAGAGGAACTCTCTATGAAGCCGTCACGTTCCGGTGCAGACTCGGGCATCTGCGAGGGGCCGGCAGGAGGCGGCAGTGTTGGCGGGGTCCGCCACGCCAATGGTGAACcagcttcctcctcctcatctggACACCCGTACAACCGAACTTTCTCGCCACACTTTCACGCCTTTGTCGAGTTGTGTCTTCAGAGGGATCCAGAGAAGAGGTGGAGTCAGTGGAGTCGAGTCACTATATCATTTCATTCAAGAAActgacacgttttttttttttctcccccccatttAGACCCTCTGCCTCCGCTCTCATAGGTCATCCTTTCTTCAAGCAGGTGTGTATGACACATGCATTTATCTTGACGTCGTCGTAGCTAATTGGGAACACTATAGATTTATAAGAAGGTAGGTTGAAAAAGTTGATCTGGGGTTGAAAGGCACAAAAGCGGGATCAAGGGCTAGAAGGAAGGATGTAAATATGTATGAATAAAAACCAGGCGTGAAGGAAAAAGGGAATGAATGTAGGTAAAAGGAAGAAAGAATGTTTAGGATGCGTGAATAAACAACGGTGTGATAGATGGAAGGAAGGTAGGGATAAATAAAAATTAGGTGCAATGAAATGAAGACAGATAAGCAGGTTCAAGAAGGGAGGATTTAAGGGTGTATGATGAAAAACAGGCGTGAGggaatgaacttttttttttttttttttcccactggctTAATCTGatggtgtaaaaaaataataataaattcccCCACTGGTGGAAATGGGCCTCTGACAGTGGTtggcccccccttttttttttttttttgactggcgggaatgggcttccataacAAAGACAGTTAACAACACTAcagaagagaaaacaaaacaacatactaGTCTCTTCTTCcataggggggggaaaaaaaaaaaagtatatttctgtttccattttgcagcaattagcattagaacatagctCAGTTGcagcattattcacaattctttaaaacgaaagttacaactgtaactacggttctatgagtcccggacgaccgccagaaggcggtgctttaaggcactgaatgttcctttcgcgcatgcgcagttcgagtaatgcataccaaattagtcacctgtgaccccttggtgaccctagaagggtataagttccggtgtcacccaaggttcgtttcctacggaatcttctcgcgtgaacacgaggattccgagcgacaggacgccctggcggtcgtccgggactcatagaaccgtagttacagttgtaactttcgttctatttcgtccctcccgaccgccagaaggcggtgctttaagcactgaatgactaataccggcgtagtcgcgagggatctcagacacaaacctcactgagaagccccagcaggacccaagatcacgccaagcggatggggagaggcgacatccacgctataaaacctggagaaggtgcaaggcgtcgcccatgaggcagcagcacagatatcctccagggaaacacccctcagggcggcccaagacgtggcaacgctcctggtggagtgacagcgcacccctgacggcagggggcggccagacagcaggtaggaatggcgaatggcatccccgacccagtgagacaagcgctgcttggagagagcggagcccttggtaggaccaccataacaaacaaaaagctgggcagacgtacgaatgcccgccgtagcgtcaatgtaacactgcaaggctctcaccggacacaagagctccggcctgtccccgccatcagcaggagtgggtacataacgtttaagccgtagaggctggttagaacgagagccagacaacaccttgggaatgaaggcagtgttcggccacagagtgacgccggcgccatccgggtgccatcgcaggcattcagggctaaccgataaagcgtgtaggtcgctgacgcgcttggcggaggcaacggcgagcaagagtgcagtcttgcgcgacacccatagaaggtccgcccccgccaggggctcgaagggaggcctgcacaggccgtccagcaccaactgcagatcccacgccggaacccgaggagccgggcggggacgaagacgcagagcccctctgaggaacaaggacaccagctcatggcgccccacggagccgccatcagcaccaacatgccgggcagaaatagctgccacatacaccttcagagtcgactgagacctgcccttatccaggagggactgcaagaaatccaggatggtggggatggaacacgaaacagggtccaccccgcgttctccgcaccacgtcacaaacaacttccacctgttggcatactgttgccgagtggacggtgccctcgcattaagaatggtccgcgtgacagactctgtacagccggtcagcagcggttggggcccctcagtggccaaacacatacgcgaaggcgccgagggtcgggatgccaaccccgacctccctgttgagacaacaggtcctccctgtcggggagacgccacggctcgccggagcacagttgacggagcagggggaaccacgtccgggccggccagaagggggccatcagcaacagcgtgtgcccctcctgaagaactctctgaagcgtcagccatatcagagggagcggcggaaaggcgtagagaaggcactccggccacggctgcgccagtgcatccagacccagagggctggtggcctcgctcagggaaaaccaaagtgggcagtgggttgagtcctcggaggcaaagagatcgacctccgccgtgccgaagctgctccaaatcatgcgcaccacctctgggtggaggcgccactctcccggaggaggaccccgacgggagagagagtccgcgagctggttccgaacccccggcagataggtggcccgtagactggccagacggggagcagcccacctgagaagGTGCTGGGAGGTCTCCAACAGACGGGCGGACCTGACGCCGCCCTGACGGTTTATTTGAAACACGGTCgtggtgttgtccgaccgtaTGAGAACATGCCGTCCGCTCAGGTATGGCAAGAAGTGCATGAGTGCCAAGTACGCCGCCCGaagctccagcacattgatgtgatcgaccctgtcgcgcacagaccaacttccctgagccgtcctgtgctgccagacagCACCCCAGCCCATGAGGCTGGCATCCGTGGTGATTGTTTCGCGGCGGGCCGGGGCCACACCCAGCGGGACTCCGCTCAATAGAAAAACCCTCTCCCTCCAAGGtgccagggcgaggaggcaccgACGGGACACCCTGAGCCTCCGGTGGCGGTGCCACTTGGCATCCAAGTGGAAGCCGTTCAGCCACCTCTGTAGTGGGCGCAGTGTCAGCAGACCCAACGGGACCACAGCCGTCATGGACGTCAGCTTGCCCAAAAGCCGCAAGCAGGCGACGTAAGGCAACAGCCTGCCCCCTCGAAAGAGCGCGAGGAAAGCGATGAAAAGCAGAGCGTGCCCCAGGCCTACCCTGTTGGGGAGGCAGGGTCCTATTGAGGCTGGAAAGCTGCTTCCTGGTCTTATGAGCCTTAACCGTCCTTTCCAGTGCACCCACAGCGGCAGAACCAAAAAACTCCCCCGGCTCCACAGGAACACCACGGAGGGCCCTCCTAGAGGCCTCCGACAAGGGGGACTGCGCTAGCCACACCTGGCGGCGCGCCTGCACTAGGAAGGACATGAGGCGGCCGTGTTCCCTAGTCATGAGGGCAAAAGCCTGGAGGGCTGCATCACTTAAGGACACAGCAGCCTCCACGCCGTCCGCTTGCAGGGATGTAGAGAGAGCAAGCATGAGGTAAGCCAAAGAGTTCCCAATGCGACCAGCACGTGCACCAGCGCCATAGGCCCGTGTGAGAAGGTCGTCAGTCACACGACATTGGGGTCGAGGACATCGCACAGATGGCCGAAGGGTCTCCTCCGGGGACACAATGAGGGATGCGACAGCTGGCTCCACAGCAGGCATCCGGTCCAGGCCGACACTAGCAGCATCGTGCATCGATGCTAAATCACGGCCATCAGCCGAAGGGCGGGAGAGAGCCCCAGGATCCCTCCAGCAAGCATGCAGTTCCCGCAGATAGTCCTCAGATGCGGGGACAGAAAAGGCCGAGGAAGGGCGCCTGCGCCGGAAGAAAGCGCTCTCAGACGCCGATTGAGCCTGTGGAGGCacctccaaatgcaggaggtccaaggcattgcgcaggacagcccgtatagaaccatcccccgcctcactggacgaactctgagcgggcgctggagagtttggtcccaaaaccacagaccccggatcacggtcgtcgtcatgaaaaaaggaagccgaagctgccaaggaaatggcgtcctcctcaggaggaagcactggcatgggcggggtggatggtcgcggcatgggcagggcaggtggtcccggcccccccgtaagtgtgggagggtgacggtcctgcagaagagatctcacctctgccagttcagcctgaaggtgcccaacctccgaagcgagtcgtcgctgcgccgcccttttcctgggggggggcatgtacagcagaggacacaccgagacgtttccggcgcctctgttgggaggacgacagatgacccagtggactggggtcactgacaccaggactgcaggcccggccatcaccggcacggtcagaaacaacacacctcgggcagcgatcgtccaggacatcggaggcctcaaagaggataccacagtccacgcagcaacgggagtcctccattgtgaacacaaagaggcccaaacagcgatgagcgggaagctgagggaagggggcgcgagcgccacctgcacagcagacccacaccgagcagccgacgcgtgggtcggggcaaacagtaagccggtaaagcagcgataagccgagggaagggggcgcgaacgccacctgcacagcagacgcacaccgagcagccgacggagggcgggggcagacagccagttgtcaatagtagcgataagctgagggaaggcgcgcgaacgcAACCTGCGCAGCAGACGTACACCGAGAAGCCGACGGAGGGCCGGGGAAGACAGTTAGTCGTTAACagtagcgataagctgagggaaggcgcgcgaacgccacctgcgcagcagacgcacacggagcggccgacgggcgggaggggcagacagcagtcacgaaagcggcgacaagctgagagaaggggcgcgaacgccacctgtacagctgaagccaggtgcgcaccgcaggcggggcacgcacaaaagtaagtaagacaaacaatagagcgagaagcgcgacgccgtaagctgggagcggggacgctgacgctgccctcaccagcaaaggcacaaaaagaaaagcaacaaccaaacggcaactccgtcggagaaagcggcgctaataaaccgagagaagcgctaacgctgccaaagccagcggaggaaaaaatagggtaaaccacgagccgtggtagccagggcgctaacgcgaggctagccacacaaaaactcaaaacaccgcagtagacgcggaaattagacggcaaagtagacaacaagtagtcaataaccttaccccacgggaggttagaatacgcgaccacgtcgggtcacgaacgaaggaaagaaaaacaccgtcgccgcagcctttggagggcgaactacgcagctccgaccgatccggtcacaaggctccaagcggcgcggtcaagaggataaatacaaatcccaattcttacactcttcgaaaatgtgtcgtatgcatacgccacgcgagaagaaaagaggaaacgaaccttgggtgacaccggaacttatacccttctagggtcaccaaggggtcacaggtgactaatttggtatgcattactcgaactgcgcatgcgcgaaaggaacattcagtgcttaaagcaccgccttctggcggtcgggagggacgaaatagaactgggtaaaagagctttttgcaacgtgaccctggttgatcttacactctgctgccacctgctgttcatttttgtattaactaccattgcttcaacccttCTCttgagttcagaggctgcatcaaagccttgtatATGCTctacctaaaaaacaaaacaaaacgtataaatacatctttgggacacttaataccttcaaaatataatgtatttatatgtttttgggagcaaatgagttaaacaaaagAATGAAAGGATGCAGGTTTTGTCCCTCCCAGTAGTAACAGTGATTGTGCGTCCGCATCTCTCAGGTCAAGCGACGTCCCTCCGAGGTGCTTCCGGAGCTCCTGAAACCTGCGTCGCCCATCGGCATCGGCGAGAGCTCCCAGCCGCTGCCCTCGCCGTCAAGGCTGGCCAGTCTGGAGTCGGGCCTCAGCCACCTGGACGTGGACGACTGGGACTTCTGACGTCAGCAGACGGGGACGAGCCGCACccgagtgtaaataaattgacgtTACTCTTCTCAGAGGTGATGAGCCGGCGGTCCTGGTTTCACTTCCTTTGACTTTTCTTGTTGTTGTCTTAAAATGGTCACCTTTTCCTCTCAGGCTATGTACAGAAGATGCTCTACCTCGCACTCATCACACACATTTGGATGTTCCTTTACTGGTCCCTGTGCATGAATGTTACAActttgacaataaaagcaatgttTCCACTTGCTAAAAAATAAGTTTATTCACAATATGCACAGACAGCCTGGGGGTTTAGGGGTGGAGACGTcagtcatcatcttcatcagatGGCGGCTGGTCAGTGGCGGCTTTGCGTTTCTCTATCTTGGCCAGCAGGTCTGGAAGAAACATCAAGTATGAGCATGTGATAGGTGATTGATGTGtgtgtacatacatacacacacacacacatatatatatatatatgtatgtataaatttttttttaaagtagcttTCATAGTTCAACGCAGGTCCTGCTCACGTACTTTGCATACTCTAGCAAAAGTACGCACAATCAGTGTTGCCAAAATGAGTGACTTTTCTAATTCCTCTACCGACTTTAATTCCAGCTAATGGATTGAATCGACAACATGATCAGAATCATTTTCGCAGTTTGCATATGACAAGAAAAGTGCGCAAATACATCCACGTTGGAAACTTTTGATCGGAGGTCATATTACTTTCCAAGCCGCTGATATTTTGTCAAGGTGGCACATTAATCAAATAACGTGTACAATGTTCAATAATTTAAAGTTTTTCTTTACTTATACAGTGATACTTTGAAATATGAGTGACCCAATTAAGTTTTTGGAGATACAAGCAAGTTATTTGGCTGAGTAAAATCTTTGAGATGCGAGTGCTTGTATGGTGGCACTGAAGTGAACTTGCACGacatgttttctgagtttggtcaggtGACATTTGCAGTGCGAGCACCAGGGCACTTTGATCTATATTATCTAAAACCcattatgacattttttattgGTGGGGGGTATGGGTGAAAGGGATTAATGgtatttacattcatttcaatgaggaaagATGATTttaagtgttttgagttacaaatGCAGTCACAGGGCAAATGAACTTGTAACTCAAGGATACACCTTGGAAGTaaagtgacccccccccccccccaccccacaaaaaaaaaggacgcaCTTGTTcttcaaagaaaataaatagttGTATTATTTCTATGGAGGTTGATGCAAGGTAATGCAATGGTTCAAATCATGTTTGGCATCAGGACAAATATGGCAAATGCCAGAAAGTGGGGGCGGGACTTTCATATAAGCTGACAAAGGCGGGGGCAAACAAcactgattaaaaagggaaatctgatatttgtgagaaaaaaaaaataaaaatctatgaaGGCTAAATTTCGCAGTGGTGGCATGCGTGTCTCACCCTTGGCGGGGTTGAAGACACCGTTGGTCTGAGTGTTGCACACGTAGCAGCGTTTGGACTTGCGGTAATGCTGTAGGGCGCAGGCCTCGCAGAAGTAATGACGACACCTGGGAGGAGGTAGAAATGTGAGTTTGCAGTATGCACACACTCAAAATGATTCAACTTACTTTGTAATGATGGGATTCTTGTAGGACTCTCTGCAGATGAAACATTTAAAGGGCAAGTCCTCCTCGTCACTGCTCACCTCGTAGTTTTCATCATCTAGAGTACAATgttaggaataaaaaaaaacaaccaaaactcGTTCTCCCATTATGTGACATGAATTGTGATCCTTTTGGTTATGATAATTGTGATATGACATTTTCCACTGGTCTCATGTCAAGGTGTGACCAAGCTCACCATTGGCGCCATATCTGCCCTCCTCCAATTCCCTCTCGATCTGCCAGCCGTGTTTGTAGTCAGATCGGTCGTGGAGGAACTTGCAGCTGTCTGACATAAGAGCAGGAAGATTTACCTAGCTTGTCTCATTACTTGATTGATGTTTCaattatctttttatttacCACCAAAGCCACAGAATCCGGTCTCCTTGTA encodes:
- the strada gene encoding STE20-related kinase adapter protein alpha isoform X2, encoding MSFLAHEDSRESVTSLPRRDTMGSFLPDSSAYQLLAVIGQGLDHLMTVNRAEYRPTGEHVAIRRIDLESCTNDMVAYLQAELHVSKLFHHPSILPYKSVFIAENELWVITPFMAYGSAREIVSTYFPDGMSELTIAYILLGILKALEYIHQMGYVHRSVKASHVLIAADGQVRMSGLRSIFSLIRHGQRAKVVHDFPQNSNKVLPWLSPEVLQQNLQGYDFRSDIYSLGITACELANGHVPFKDMPATQMLLEKLNGTVPCLLDTTTIPPEELSMKPSRSGADSGICEGPAGGGSVGGVRHANGEPASSSSSGHPYNRTFSPHFHAFVELCLQRDPEKRPSASALIGHPFFKQVKRRPSEVLPELLKPASPIGIGESSQPLPSPSRLASLESGLSHLDVDDWDF
- the strada gene encoding STE20-related kinase adapter protein alpha isoform X3, with the translated sequence MGSFLPDSSAYQLLAVIGQGLDHLMTVNRAEYRPTGEHVAIRRIDLESCTNDMVAYLQAELHVSKLFHHPSILPYKSVFIAENELWVITPFMAYGSAREIVSTYFPDGMSELTIAYILLGILKALEYIHQMGYVHRSVKASHVLIAADGQVRMSGLRSIFSLIRHGQRAKVVHDFPQNSNKVLPWLSPEVLQQNLQGYDFRSDIYSLGITACELANGHVPFKDMPATQMLLEKLNGTVPCLLDTTTIPPEELSMKPSRSGADSGICEGPAGGGSVGGVRHANGEPASSSSSGHPYNRTFSPHFHAFVELCLQRDPEKRPSASALIGHPFFKQVKRRPSEVLPELLKPASPIGIGESSQPLPSPSRLASLESGLSHLDVDDWDF
- the strada gene encoding STE20-related kinase adapter protein alpha isoform X4 yields the protein MTVNRAEYRPTGEHVAIRRIDLESCTNDMVAYLQAELHVSKLFHHPSILPYKSVFIAENELWVITPFMAYGSAREIVSTYFPDGMSELTIAYILLGILKALEYIHQMGYVHRSVKASHVLIAADGQVRMSGLRSIFSLIRHGQRAKVVHDFPQNSNKVLPWLSPEVLQQNLQGYDFRSDIYSLGITACELANGHVPFKDMPATQMLLEKLNGTVPCLLDTTTIPPEELSMKPSRSGADSGICEGPAGGGSVGGVRHANGEPASSSSSGHPYNRTFSPHFHAFVELCLQRDPEKRPSASALIGHPFFKQVKRRPSEVLPELLKPASPIGIGESSQPLPSPSRLASLESGLSHLDVDDWDF
- the strada gene encoding STE20-related kinase adapter protein alpha isoform X1, whose amino-acid sequence is MSFLRWVSEKLSVESLRDLELFGEQSQELSHREAHEDSRESVTSLPRRDTMGSFLPDSSAYQLLAVIGQGLDHLMTVNRAEYRPTGEHVAIRRIDLESCTNDMVAYLQAELHVSKLFHHPSILPYKSVFIAENELWVITPFMAYGSAREIVSTYFPDGMSELTIAYILLGILKALEYIHQMGYVHRSVKASHVLIAADGQVRMSGLRSIFSLIRHGQRAKVVHDFPQNSNKVLPWLSPEVLQQNLQGYDFRSDIYSLGITACELANGHVPFKDMPATQMLLEKLNGTVPCLLDTTTIPPEELSMKPSRSGADSGICEGPAGGGSVGGVRHANGEPASSSSSGHPYNRTFSPHFHAFVELCLQRDPEKRPSASALIGHPFFKQVKRRPSEVLPELLKPASPIGIGESSQPLPSPSRLASLESGLSHLDVDDWDF